In Deinococcus seoulensis, a single window of DNA contains:
- a CDS encoding CarD family transcriptional regulator has translation MKQTAFQPGDRVVLPPYGIGVVRGTCLRPLLGQAHAYYQVEFANTTSKAFVPVAAPDIAGMRPALTARDMPALLDSLKTSSLNLPRQWAARHRRVTEILVSGNPFELAILTCELRRWNVERGLPDLDRQAFRRAIKLLEQEVSGLQDQGAQDVQNLLVHAWNETPQST, from the coding sequence TTGAAGCAGACCGCCTTTCAACCCGGTGACCGCGTCGTTCTTCCCCCCTACGGCATTGGCGTGGTGCGCGGCACCTGCCTGCGCCCCCTGCTGGGACAGGCGCACGCCTACTACCAGGTCGAGTTCGCCAACACGACCAGCAAGGCCTTCGTGCCGGTCGCCGCGCCCGACATTGCCGGCATGCGCCCGGCCCTGACCGCGCGGGACATGCCGGCGCTGCTGGACTCCCTGAAGACCAGCAGCCTGAACCTGCCCAGGCAGTGGGCAGCCCGCCACCGCCGCGTGACCGAGATTCTGGTCAGCGGCAACCCGTTCGAACTGGCGATCCTGACCTGCGAACTGCGCCGCTGGAACGTGGAACGCGGCCTGCCGGACCTGGACCGTCAGGCATTCCGCCGCGCCATCAAACTGCTCGAACAGGAGGTCAGCGGGTTGCAAGATCAGGGCGCGCAGGACGTGCAGAACCTGCTGGTACACGC